The Deltaproteobacteria bacterium genome includes the window CCCCTTTCATCTGGGGCATAGCCTCCATGAAAATCCGGATAAGCGCAGCCAGGCCGGCAGCTTTGGGTCCCGCTGACATAAAGGCCGTCACAGGGGTGGGGGCACCCTCGTATACGTCAGGGGTCCACATGTGGAATGGGACAACAGAGATCTTGAAGAAAAACCCTATCATTACCATGAACAGCCCGACCATGAGGGGGATGTCTTTGAGTACTGCCGGGTGGGAGGTGATAGCGTCGGCGATTTTTCTAAGATGCGTGCTGCCGGTAACACCGTAGATATAGGACATTCCAAAAAGCATGATGCAGGTAGCGAGGGAGCCGAGGATAAAATATTTCAGGCCCGCCTCGTTGGACTTCAGATTCGTCCTGAAAAATCCAGCCAGAATATAGAGGGAAATGGAGAGTATCTCCAGGCCCAGGAAGATGGTGATCAGTTCCCTTCCGATGGCCATTACCATCATTCCAACCGTAGCCAGAATGAGAAGAGCATAATATTCCGAGTGGTCCTCTGTCCCATCCTCCTTGATGTAGCGAAGGGAAAGCGTCATGGTCAGAATCAGTCCGAACAGGAATATCACCTTGAAAAAGGAAGCATAGGGGTCAAGAACAAGCGAATCCCCGAAAGTGGAGACATTCAGGTTGAATTCGAACAATGCCACCCCGAGGGCCGCAATGGCACCGGCCATACCAATAAAGAAGGAAGCGCCATGCCTCTTCGTCCGGGTGACCAGTTCCCACAGAATAACCATGAACGCAGTCAGCG containing:
- a CDS encoding NADH-quinone oxidoreductase subunit N — its product is MQSLTIPFPDFRVIAPELILTLTAFMVILWELVTRTKRHGASFFIGMAGAIAALGVALFEFNLNVSTFGDSLVLDPYASFFKVIFLFGLILTMTLSLRYIKEDGTEDHSEYYALLILATVGMMVMAIGRELITIFLGLEILSISLYILAGFFRTNLKSNEAGLKYFILGSLATCIMLFGMSYIYGVTGSTHLRKIADAITSHPAVLKDIPLMVGLFMVMIGFFFKISVVPFHMWTPDVYEGAPTPVTAFMSAGPKAAGLAALIRIFMEAMPQMKGDWEMLVIVLSILTMTVGNLTALRQKNVKRMLAYSSIAHVGYILIGVVASVGGHPDRAISSVMFYLMSYTFMNIGAFSILIYLKRENMTGENLDDFQGLSRRAPGAALAMMIFMFSLAGIPPTAGFAAKLYVFYAGIQGGYYTLVIIGILNSVVAAFYYLRIIVLMYMKEPEGEFAATEGSLALWAGIALALTGTIVLGILPGGVLEAARLSVLSLM